A stretch of Sulfurimonas xiamenensis DNA encodes these proteins:
- a CDS encoding patatin-like phospholipase family protein, whose amino-acid sequence MIKKKIKMNNLKDKKVGLALGGGAVLGAVHVGVLKAFEEFEVDIKAISGTSAGAIVAALYAFGKSAEEIEKIVIEFEWKKLSSLTLSKYGLLSNEKIGEIIKHNIGDKEFKDANIPLEMIATDITTGDKIILNKGRVADAVIASTCIPGIFIPVEIEGRFLVDGGVVENVPLSCLKNKDIDFTIGVDLVPERSYKKPENVIEVLYNSFNFLVKANKKNQIKDADIIIKPDLSAFNAVDMSQIKDLIQIGYDETKKIIKNL is encoded by the coding sequence ATGATAAAAAAGAAAATAAAAATGAACAATCTTAAAGATAAAAAAGTAGGTTTGGCTTTAGGCGGAGGAGCTGTTTTGGGTGCTGTGCATGTAGGTGTATTAAAAGCATTTGAAGAGTTTGAAGTTGATATAAAAGCCATAAGCGGCACAAGCGCAGGTGCTATTGTTGCAGCACTCTATGCATTTGGAAAGAGTGCTGAGGAGATAGAAAAGATTGTTATTGAATTTGAGTGGAAAAAATTATCATCTCTTACACTCTCAAAATATGGACTGCTCTCAAATGAAAAAATAGGTGAAATTATAAAACATAACATTGGTGATAAAGAATTTAAAGATGCAAATATTCCATTAGAAATGATAGCTACGGATATTACAACAGGAGATAAGATTATCTTAAACAAGGGGCGTGTAGCAGATGCTGTGATTGCGAGTACATGTATTCCAGGAATTTTTATACCTGTTGAGATTGAGGGTAGATTCTTGGTTGATGGAGGAGTTGTAGAAAATGTTCCGCTAAGCTGTCTAAAAAACAAAGATATTGATTTTACTATTGGTGTAGATCTTGTTCCGGAGCGTTCATACAAAAAGCCGGAAAATGTAATTGAAGTTTTATATAACAGTTTTAACTTTTTGGTAAAAGCAAACAAAAAAAATCAAATCAAAGATGCAGATATTATCATAAAACCGGATCTCTCTGCTTTTAATGCCGTTGATATGTCTCAAATCAAAGATTTAATCCAAATAGGATATGATGAGACAAAAAAAATCATAAAAAATCTCTAA
- a CDS encoding DUF502 domain-containing protein: protein MKTFLNGLGLILPTALVLYILIWILKTTENFFGEVILFVLPKQYYITGLGLIAGIMIVFLVGLLLKFWIVQKIRDFFETLIDKMPLVNTLYGAIKDFFNFFSNLKNKENDIVVLVSLGALDAKIMGFITSRDLERFKFLDMEEPVVVYFQMSYQVGGYSLFIPKKNITFIDIKTEDALGFIMTAGISSSRKYDKKENKNEQS from the coding sequence ATGAAAACCTTTCTAAACGGACTTGGTCTTATACTCCCAACAGCCTTGGTGTTATATATACTTATCTGGATATTAAAAACTACAGAGAATTTTTTTGGAGAAGTGATTTTATTTGTACTTCCAAAGCAGTACTATATAACAGGTTTAGGGTTAATAGCCGGAATTATGATAGTTTTTCTTGTAGGCTTATTGTTGAAATTTTGGATTGTACAAAAGATTAGAGACTTTTTTGAAACACTTATAGACAAAATGCCGCTTGTAAACACTCTATACGGTGCGATAAAAGATTTTTTCAACTTCTTTTCAAACCTAAAAAACAAAGAGAACGACATTGTTGTTCTTGTTTCTCTTGGAGCACTTGATGCAAAAATCATGGGCTTTATCACCTCAAGAGATTTAGAGAGATTTAAATTTTTAGATATGGAAGAACCGGTAGTCGTCTATTTTCAAATGAGTTATCAGGTGGGCGGTTACTCCCTTTTTATTCCAAAAAAAAATATAACTTTTATTGATATAAAAACAGAAGATGCCCTTGGATTTATAATGACGGCCGGAATATCAAGCAGTAGAAAATATGATAAAAAAGAAAATAAAAATGAACAATCTTAA